The genomic interval ATGGTCCGCTGCATGTGGAGGTGGTCGGGGCCGCCGTGGCCCGCGCCCCGGAGCTCCGTATCCAGGCGGTCCATCCACTCGATGTCGTCGGGGGTGCCGTCGCGCAGGCCGGTGATCGCGGGGAGGGTGGAGCGGTCGACCGTGCCGGTCAGGCCCATCAGGGGCTGGAGGGTGAAGCCCGCCTGCCAGTAGCGGCGGGTCGCGCCCGGGTGGACCGTCGAGATGAACATGCCCCGGCGGCCGCCCGCGTGGGCCAGGACGGCGTCCATCAGGCGGCTGCCGATGCCCTTGCCCTGGCGTCCCGGCAGTACCCCGTACGTGATGAGGAGCCAGAGGGGACCGCGGTTCTGGGAGAGGGCGAAGCCGATGACGCGCTCGGTGTCGTTGTCGTCGCTCGCGTCCTCGACCGCTACCCAGCAGCCTTCGGGGTCCGTGGCCAGGAAGTGGCCCATCCGTTCGATCCAGAGGGCGGATTCGGCGGGGGTGCGGGGTTCCGGTTCGGGGTCGCTCACGCGCCTGCTGCGCCGGTCGCCCTCCAGGAAGGTGATGTTCGAGGCTTGTTCGGCGGAGGGGAGGTCGAGCGCGTGCATCCGCCGGATGCGTGCTGAGTCCATCGGGTGAAGGTATAGGGGGTGGGGGAGGGGCGCCCATCGAATTCTCTGTCCGACGGGGCTCGGTCGGATCCCCGACTGTCTTTATTCGGCTGCCTGTTGGCGTGCCCGGTGCTTCGCGACGTTCAGGCGGTTGCCGCACAGGTGGGGGATGCAGTAGCGGCGGCGGCCCGCCTTGCTGGTGTCGACGAACAGGCCCGTGCAGGTCGGCGAGGCGCACGGGCGGAACCGGTCGTGGCTGAGCGTGTGCAGGACGCCCAGCAGGCCGGTGCCCACGAGGGCGGCCAGCTCGTCGGCGGCCGAAGCGCCGGGGGCCGTGGTGACGTGCCACTGCCAGTGGCCGTCCGCGTCCCGGAGCAGGGAGAGGCCCGAAGTGGCCCTGGCGGCGAGACGGTTGGCGCCCTCGGCCACCTCCTGCTCGGTCGCGGCCTCCAGGAGGCCACGCGTTTCCTCGCGGAGCGCCAGGACTTGGGTGAGGTCGTGGTCGGTGGGCGGTGTTCCCGGCGGAAGGGCGTCAAGTCGTACGTCGTGTTCGGCGAGGAAGGCCGTCAACTCGGCCGGACCGGTGAGGACTTCACCGATGTCCGTGCGGACGTGGGCCGAGGTGTTGACGAGGCCGGTGGCCACGCCCGCACCGGTGGCGTAACGGGAAAAGAGTATCTTCACGTCTTACTCCGTGCTAGCGTAATGAGTGAAAGGCAACTATACCTCTTAGTGCTCTTTGGTCGATCAAGGACGTGCTGTACGGCATCGACGCCGGGCCCGCGATCAGGCACGCGGCGCCTGTGCCGACCGCGCCCAAACTTTCTCAACCCCCTCGACTCTCCCGACTCGCCTGCTCGTTAGTGCATCGCGCAGACCGCCCCGGAGGCACCGTGAAGCCCGTGAATACCGTGAAGCCGGTGAGTACCGCAGCCTTCCTCGCCTACCTCGACGGCCGTCAGACGCGCTGGCGGCTCATCCTCGACGCGGCCGTCGAAGCCGCGGGTGGCGATCCGCGTGCCCGGTTGCTCGCCGTCTTCGACGCCCTCCGCGAGTGGGCGGGCTCGGCGTCGGACGGGTTCCGCAGCAATGCCTTCGTCCAGGCCCAGTACGAGTCCGACCACCCCGACGGCGTCGTCCGTGCCGTCATCGCCCAGCACAAGCGCACCCTGCGCGGCCGGATGCTCGCCCTCGCCGAAGCCACCGGCACCCCCGACCCCGCCCTCCTGGTCGACCAACTCCTCCTGGTCTACGAGGGTTCCGTGGTCAACCACTCCCTCGGCACCGTCGCCGAGTCGGCCGACAAGGCGCACCGTACGGCCCGCCAGCTCATCGCCGCCGCCACCCCGCAGCCGCTGGACGCGTTCTGGGCTGGGCGGGGCTGAGGGTGCGTACGGCCGTGGGGGTCCGGGCCCCGCGAACCTCCTGCGTAGGCTCGGCGCATGATGACGACTCCGTACTCCGGCGCGTACGCCGTACTGACCACCACGACCGACAGTGAGGCCAAGGCCGACGAGCTGGCGGCCCGGGTGATCGACGAGCGGCTGGCCGCCTGTGCGCAGGTGTATCCGGTTCACTCGGTCTACCGGTGGGAGGGGAAGGTCGAGCGGGCGCGGGAGTGGCGGGTCGACTTCAAGACGCGTGGGGAGCTGGTCGACGAACTCGCGGCCCGGGTAGGTGAGTTGCACGACTATGACGTCCCGGAGATCGTCGCCGTTCCGGTGCTGGCGGGGAGTCCGGCGTACCTGGAGTGGGTCGCGGAGCAGACGCGCGAGGCGAGGGTTTCGTAACAGGCAGATGGTCGGTAGGGTCATTACATGACGCGCGTGCGGCAGGCGGTGCAGGACGACGTTCCCGAGCTGGTACGGCTGCGGGCCATGCTCTTCGAGAACCTCGGCGGGGACTTCTTCAACCCCGAGTCGCATGAGAACTCCGAGGAGCGCGACGGGGGCTGGCGAGGTGAGCTGGCCGTCGTGCTCAAGGAGCAGGTGGCCTCCGAGAGCGTACGGATCCTCGTCGTGGACGCGGGCGACGGAAGCGGTCTCGCCGCCTGCGGCATCGGGACCATCGAGCAGCGGCTCCCCGGTCCACACCTCCGCAACGGCCGCATCGGGCACGTCATCGGCGTCATCACCGACCCGGCACACCGCAGGCGCGGACACAGCCGGGCGGTGCTGGAGGAGTTGCTGGACTGGTTCCGGCACCAGTTTGTGGCGCGGGTCGACCTGTACGCCTCGGCCGAGGGCGAGCCGCTCTACCGCGCCCTCGGCTTCGACGATCTCCCGGACCCCGCGCTGTACTGGCGGCCGTGAGGCCGCTCGTCGGCTTCGCTCAGGCGAGAGTCTTGGCGCACCAGCGGTCGGCCGTGCCGTGGCCCGGGCCCGGGGGAGGGGGCGTCGGCCGAGAGTGGACACCTGGCGTACCGGGCCGGTTGTGCGGACGCCCGTACCGATACCGCTGAAGTCGTGGGAGCGTCCCACCGGCAGCAGCCGGTGGGGACCGGTGGGATGTTCTCCGTGGTGCGGACGGGGTCAGGCGCTCGTGAGGACCACCAACTGCTGCGTCGCGCGCGTCATCGCCACGTACCGGTCGACCGCGCCCTCGATGCCCTCGCCGAACTTCGCCGGGTCGACGAGGACGACCAGGTCGAATTCCAGGCCCTTGGAGAGGGTCGGGGTCAGCGAGCGGACGCGCGGGGACGCCGTACGGAAGCCGGGGTCGCCGATCACACAGGCGACGCCCTCGTCGTGCTCGGCGAGCCAGCCGTCCAGGACCGCGTCCAGGTCCGCCACCGCACCGTGCGCGACCGGGATGCCGCTGCTGCGGATCGACGTCGGGACGTTGGCGTCCGGGAGCGCCGCCCGGATCACCGGGGCGGCCTCGGCCATGACCTCTTCCGGTGTGCGGTAGTTGACGGTGAGGGAGGCGACCTCGATGCGGTCGAGACCGATCCGTTCCAGGCGGTCCTGCCAGGACTCCGTGAAGCCGTGCCGGGCTTGCGCCCGGTCACCGACCACGGTGAAGCTGCGCGAAGGGCAGCGCAGGAGCAGCATCTGCCATTCGGCGTCGGTGAGTTCCTGGGCCTCGTCCACGACGATGTGCGCGAACGGGCCCGCCAGGAGATCGGGTTCGGCGCTGGGCATGCCGCTCTCGTCGATCAGGGTGTTCTTGATGTCCTGGGCGTGCAGCATGCCCAGGGCACCTTCGCTCTCGTCGATCTCGACGTTCTGGAGGATGCTGTTCATGACGTCGAACCGGCGTGCGCTCTCGGCGGCGACGGCGGCCTCGTGCCGCTGCTTGCGCGCCGAGGCTTCCGGGTCGCCGAGCCGCTGCCGCGCCGCGTCCAGGAACGGCAGGTCGGACACCGTCCAGGCGTTCGGGGCGTCCTTGCGGAGCAGGGCCCTGACCTCGTCGGTACTGAGGTGCGGGGCGCATTTGCGCAGGTAGGCGGGCACCGACCACAGGTCACCGACCAGATCGGTGGGCTCCAGGATCGGCCAGGCGCGGTTGAGGGTGCCGATCAGCTCGCGGTTCTGGAGGAGAGAGCGGCGCAGGAACTGGGGCGAGACCCCGAAGCCCTCCTCGTCGTCGCCGTCGTCCCCGTCGCCGCTGTCTCCATACGCGTCCGCGTGCTTGTCCATGAGGATCGTGAGCAGTTCCTCGCGGATCTGGTCGCGG from Streptomyces sp. NBC_00237 carries:
- a CDS encoding GNAT family N-acetyltransferase: MDSARIRRMHALDLPSAEQASNITFLEGDRRSRRVSDPEPEPRTPAESALWIERMGHFLATDPEGCWVAVEDASDDNDTERVIGFALSQNRGPLWLLITYGVLPGRQGKGIGSRLMDAVLAHAGGRRGMFISTVHPGATRRYWQAGFTLQPLMGLTGTVDRSTLPAITGLRDGTPDDIEWMDRLDTELRGAGHGGPDHLHMQRTMRLTVAENPRTPGYVYTENGRPNLLAAHHPDTASTLLWEALAQAPASPVNVPSSITAANQWALDVGLTARLDLYQDGYLALRGLDAPAPYIPSGRFL
- a CDS encoding CGNR zinc finger domain-containing protein codes for the protein MKILFSRYATGAGVATGLVNTSAHVRTDIGEVLTGPAELTAFLAEHDVRLDALPPGTPPTDHDLTQVLALREETRGLLEAATEQEVAEGANRLAARATSGLSLLRDADGHWQWHVTTAPGASAADELAALVGTGLLGVLHTLSHDRFRPCASPTCTGLFVDTSKAGRRRYCIPHLCGNRLNVAKHRARQQAAE
- the cutA gene encoding divalent-cation tolerance protein CutA produces the protein MTTPYSGAYAVLTTTTDSEAKADELAARVIDERLAACAQVYPVHSVYRWEGKVERAREWRVDFKTRGELVDELAARVGELHDYDVPEIVAVPVLAGSPAYLEWVAEQTREARVS
- a CDS encoding GNAT family N-acetyltransferase — translated: MTRVRQAVQDDVPELVRLRAMLFENLGGDFFNPESHENSEERDGGWRGELAVVLKEQVASESVRILVVDAGDGSGLAACGIGTIEQRLPGPHLRNGRIGHVIGVITDPAHRRRGHSRAVLEELLDWFRHQFVARVDLYASAEGEPLYRALGFDDLPDPALYWRP
- the helR gene encoding RNA polymerase recycling motor ATPase HelR, with the protein product MRATLSEAAATTTTTTSAFNLPDRLSLKADPALIGTDEQHFAAIAKSLSESITELSERLDATLRETGRLGREAMDRDSEIHRLTGRLRTLRRFGLDLCLGHFTPADGSGPVYIGRLGLTDSTGARLLVDWRSPAAEPFFAATHAHPMDLASRRRYRWTAGRISDYWDEVFTAEGLEGHAALDDQSAFIASLGGERSSRMRDVLSTIQSDQDAVIRAGSRGALVVDGGPGTGKTVVALHRAAHLLYADPRLGHRRGGVLFVGPHRPYLDYVADVLPSLGEEGVQTCIVQDLVTEGATALPESDPEVARLKSSVAMVRAIEPAVALYEEPPTEGMTVSTHWADVWLSARDWATAFAAVEPGTPHNEARDQIREELLTILMDKHADAYGDSGDGDDGDDEEGFGVSPQFLRRSLLQNRELIGTLNRAWPILEPTDLVGDLWSVPAYLRKCAPHLSTDEVRALLRKDAPNAWTVSDLPFLDAARQRLGDPEASARKQRHEAAVAAESARRFDVMNSILQNVEIDESEGALGMLHAQDIKNTLIDESGMPSAEPDLLAGPFAHIVVDEAQELTDAEWQMLLLRCPSRSFTVVGDRAQARHGFTESWQDRLERIGLDRIEVASLTVNYRTPEEVMAEAAPVIRAALPDANVPTSIRSSGIPVAHGAVADLDAVLDGWLAEHDEGVACVIGDPGFRTASPRVRSLTPTLSKGLEFDLVVLVDPAKFGEGIEGAVDRYVAMTRATQQLVVLTSA